The following DNA comes from candidate division KSB1 bacterium.
CTTTCTGAGGGATAGTAGTTTCTCTATATCTACTTGTTGTCGTATACATGTTTCAGTTGTAAGCTCTTTCATTTGTTACCTTGTTTTATTATTTGAGCATTTGTTCAAATAGTGAAACAATTAATAATACTTTTTATTCCCGGGTTATTCAAAGAAGAGTAGAATCCTGAGTAACTGCCTTTTGGCAGTGTGTCTCAGCAGTGTTCTGAGCAAAATCGAAGGGGGTGCTTCCTACTCATCACCAGGCAATTCTAATCACCGATTTTCCTTCCCCTTTCTCATCCTCACCTTCTTTCTCCGGCAATTCCGGCTCCCATAAATCCGGTAATTCATCGCCCCACAAATAATGGTTGAACCAGGCCAGGTTATGCCACATCACTGCACGTTGCGATTTGGTTTTGCTTTTGAATGTTTTCTTAGGTAATTTTAACTCAGAACGGATTATGATTTATTAGTCAGATGGAACTAAAAAAGCATATTGATTACTGGTTGAAGTCTGCTGCCCATTATTTTGAATCGGCAGAGACTCTATATAAACATCGCCGATATGACTGGTGTTGTTTCTTGGGCACTTGGTCATTGAGAAAATGCTAAAGGCACATTTCGTTCACGATAATCCGAGTGAAAATGTCCCACTCATTCATAATCTTCCAAAGCTAGCCGAGCAAACAAGATTTCCACTAAAACAAAAGCAAAAGCTTCTACTTTTAGAGATTAATCAGTTCAATATTAAAACTCGATATCCAGATTATAAGTTTAAATTTTACCGAAAATGCACACCAGAGTTTACTGAATACTACTTTAACAAAATTAGGGATTTATACAATTGGCTATTACAGAATATGTTGAAAAAGCAATCCGAAGATTAATTAATTAAGCTAGCGGCAAAAGATCTTCGTCTCCAAGAGGTTTACCTTTTCGGATCTGCTGCAAGAGGTTACGGGCATAAATGGAGCGATATTGACTTGGCAATTGTTTCTCCGGATTTTAGCGGCGATAGTTTTGAAGACAGCAAAAAGCTTTTTCCCTACATCCTTCAGGTAGATACGGCTATTGAAGTTCATACATTCCATCCAACAGATTTTACTTCTGACAACCCATTTGTTAAAGAAATCTTAGTTGTCTGTTTCATAAATTCGCTGACGTATTTTTAAACGGAGCTATAAGCTGTAGTCATTTGTTTATTCTCAATTACCCCTCCTAACCTCCCTTATCAAGGGGAGGAATTTCCCCTCCTTGTTTAAGGAGGGGGTAGGGGAGGTTTAATAATATTGACAAGTACAATTTTAATACGTTACAGTAATTATGTTTTTATATACTTAGCGACCGGAATTCGAGTACATTAACACATCTTGCTGTGACAATTTTTGGATTGCCACCATCAGCCGGAATGATGGCAAAATTGCGATTATATGCGTAATACAACTCTTTGCCTGAATAGGTG
Coding sequences within:
- a CDS encoding nucleotidyltransferase domain-containing protein is translated as MKLAAKDLRLQEVYLFGSAARGYGHKWSDIDLAIVSPDFSGDSFEDSKKLFPYILQVDTAIEVHTFHPTDFTSDNPFVKEILVVCFINSLTYF
- a CDS encoding HEPN domain-containing protein codes for the protein MELKKHIDYWLKSAAHYFESAETLYKHRRYDWCCFLGTWSLRKC
- a CDS encoding HEPN domain-containing protein is translated as MLKAHFVHDNPSENVPLIHNLPKLAEQTRFPLKQKQKLLLLEINQFNIKTRYPDYKFKFYRKCTPEFTEYYFNKIRDLYNWLLQNMLKKQSED